One Ignavibacterium sp. DNA segment encodes these proteins:
- a CDS encoding SpoIIE family protein phosphatase, translated as MLDQKKLHKTVETIASQKFFSDEEMLKKVINEIVQDPSIGFIGGRIWKLYPEIEGYKLLYQTGRMDKIEKSFVIKALEYPVFEQLAQSRTILGHETIEALRKKGIFKYSASGVGYKVKIQGKPFYEYVIALNSKNIDEELKINLSIISTALTSQIKQRRISYSANQLKADIDKARQLQRSILPEHEFNFSHFEIYGITDPAEIVGGDFFDYLEIGENNDRVGIAIGDAASKGIAAAAEAMYVSGALRMTTTFDVNISLIMKQMNELVNKIFEDDKFTSLFYGELTTNKNGLFLYANAGHNPPLFYKSKIKKITYLETTGPVLGPVPQSKYSVENINIYPNDILVLYSDGVTEAANNKSSFYGEQRLNTIVRKLKDKSSKEIALGILEDVFKYSKNGTYNDDKTIVVIKRTF; from the coding sequence ATGTTAGATCAAAAAAAGCTACATAAAACGGTTGAAACCATTGCATCTCAAAAATTTTTTTCTGATGAAGAGATGCTTAAAAAAGTTATCAATGAAATTGTTCAGGATCCTTCAATCGGATTTATCGGGGGAAGAATATGGAAGTTATATCCTGAAATAGAAGGGTATAAATTGCTCTATCAAACCGGAAGAATGGATAAAATTGAAAAAAGCTTTGTTATCAAAGCATTGGAGTATCCTGTTTTCGAACAACTTGCACAATCAAGAACAATACTTGGTCATGAAACAATCGAAGCATTAAGGAAAAAAGGCATATTTAAATATTCAGCTTCCGGTGTAGGGTATAAAGTTAAAATACAGGGGAAACCATTTTATGAATATGTAATTGCTCTTAATTCAAAAAATATTGATGAAGAACTAAAAATAAATCTCAGTATAATTTCTACCGCACTTACTTCTCAAATAAAGCAGCGAAGAATATCTTACAGCGCAAATCAGCTAAAAGCAGATATTGATAAAGCCCGTCAGCTTCAGAGGAGTATTTTACCTGAGCATGAGTTTAATTTCAGTCACTTTGAAATTTATGGAATAACAGATCCTGCTGAAATTGTTGGCGGAGATTTTTTTGATTATCTGGAAATCGGTGAAAATAATGATCGTGTTGGAATTGCTATTGGAGATGCTGCCAGCAAGGGTATTGCAGCAGCTGCAGAGGCAATGTATGTTTCAGGTGCTTTAAGAATGACAACTACATTTGATGTTAATATCTCGCTGATTATGAAGCAAATGAATGAACTGGTCAATAAAATTTTTGAGGATGATAAATTTACTTCATTGTTTTACGGCGAGCTTACAACTAATAAAAACGGATTGTTTTTATATGCAAATGCCGGACATAATCCGCCTCTGTTTTACAAAAGTAAAATAAAAAAAATTACATATCTCGAAACAACCGGTCCGGTACTGGGTCCTGTCCCTCAATCAAAATATTCTGTTGAAAATATTAATATTTATCCAAATGATATTCTTGTGTTATATTCTGATGGAGTTACTGAAGCAGCAAATAATAAATCATCATTTTATGGTGAACAAAGACTTAACACCATTGTAAGGAAATTAAAAGATAAATCATCTAAAGAAATTGCACTTGGAATACTTGAAGATGTCTTTAAGTATTCGAAAAACGGAACCTATAATGATGATAAAACAATTGTCGTTATAAAAAGAACTTTTTAA
- a CDS encoding DUF3298 and DUF4163 domain-containing protein codes for MKFLTIILSFFVFSPASYCVYSSFSVPDSVIIESRNYSDSNNDSTIWINIDYPFILNSDKSEVINRINKVLEEDFKQSITWYNEMVTDTTVFFDKLYPMQYSFETGFDVFYNTKDFVSIEMNHYQFTGGAHGNYFAVGYNINLADGSFLSLTDIIQPGKLDLLAYECEEAILEKYQANSLFEAGLFENEIVIPEDQDFYIIPGALVLQFDPYEIGPYAMGEITAEISFEKIMDILSEDLPFSTK; via the coding sequence ATGAAATTTTTAACAATAATCTTATCATTCTTTGTTTTTAGTCCGGCTTCATATTGTGTTTATAGCTCTTTTTCTGTACCTGATTCTGTAATTATAGAAAGCAGAAATTATTCAGACAGCAATAATGATAGTACTATATGGATAAATATTGACTATCCTTTTATTCTTAATTCTGATAAATCTGAAGTTATTAATAGAATAAACAAAGTGCTTGAAGAAGACTTCAAACAATCTATTACCTGGTATAATGAAATGGTTACTGATACTACTGTATTTTTTGATAAACTTTATCCTATGCAATATAGCTTTGAAACAGGTTTTGATGTTTTTTATAATACAAAAGATTTTGTCAGCATAGAAATGAATCATTATCAATTCACCGGCGGAGCTCATGGAAATTATTTTGCTGTCGGATATAATATTAATCTTGCTGATGGTTCGTTTCTTTCACTTACTGATATTATTCAGCCTGGCAAGCTTGACCTTTTAGCTTACGAATGCGAAGAAGCAATATTGGAAAAATATCAGGCTAATTCTTTATTTGAAGCTGGATTGTTTGAAAATGAAATTGTTATTCCTGAAGATCAGGATTTTTATATAATTCCCGGAGCTTTGGTATTACAATTTGATCCTTATGAAATTGGACCTTATGCTATGGGTGAGATTACCGCTGAGATTTCATTCGAAAAAATAATGGATATATTATCAGAAGATTTACCGTTCAGTACCAAATAA
- the fabF gene encoding beta-ketoacyl-ACP synthase II encodes MANRDRRVVVTGLGALTPIGLTINEFWDGMMESKSGSAMIKQFDTSKVETKFACELKGFDVGNFLDRKTARRLDPFAQYALVAAKQAVEDSNLNPESLSEEQKNKIGVIFGSGIGGIQTFYDQAVINREQGPGRISPFFIPMLIPDIAAGHISMQYGFRGPNYCTVSACATGNNNMIDSYLLIKFGMADVMVTGGSEASINELGIGGFNANRALSTRNDSPETASRPFDATRDGFVMGEGSGALILEELNHALKRNAKIYCEIVGAGLSADAHHITAPHPEGTGAVLSMEMAIKQANINPTEIDYVNMHGTSTPLGDIGETKALKKVFGDHAYKMNLSSTKSMTGHLLGAAGAVEAIASILAVINNRIPPTINFENPDPECDLNYTFNRPQDRTVNYALSNAFGFGGHNTSVVIKKFVQ; translated from the coding sequence ATGGCTAATCGTGATAGACGGGTTGTTGTAACCGGGCTTGGCGCCTTAACACCAATCGGATTAACTATAAATGAATTCTGGGACGGAATGATGGAATCAAAAAGTGGTTCAGCAATGATTAAACAATTTGATACTTCAAAAGTTGAAACCAAATTTGCCTGTGAATTAAAAGGCTTTGATGTTGGAAATTTTCTGGATAGAAAAACTGCACGAAGATTAGACCCATTTGCTCAATATGCTCTTGTAGCTGCAAAACAAGCTGTTGAAGACAGCAATCTTAATCCTGAATCCCTGTCCGAAGAACAGAAAAATAAAATCGGAGTTATATTCGGAAGCGGTATTGGCGGTATCCAAACATTTTATGATCAGGCTGTAATAAATCGCGAACAAGGGCCAGGAAGAATTTCACCTTTCTTTATTCCTATGCTTATACCGGATATTGCTGCCGGACATATTTCGATGCAATATGGTTTCCGCGGACCAAACTATTGTACTGTTTCTGCATGTGCAACCGGCAACAATAATATGATCGATAGTTATCTGCTTATAAAATTCGGAATGGCTGATGTAATGGTTACCGGCGGAAGTGAAGCTTCAATTAATGAATTAGGGATTGGAGGATTTAATGCAAACCGGGCTCTCTCAACAAGAAATGACTCTCCTGAAACAGCCAGCAGACCATTTGATGCAACACGTGATGGATTTGTTATGGGCGAAGGAAGCGGTGCTTTAATTCTGGAAGAGCTTAATCATGCTTTAAAAAGAAATGCTAAAATCTATTGCGAGATAGTTGGCGCTGGGTTATCTGCCGATGCACACCATATTACTGCCCCTCATCCGGAAGGAACCGGTGCAGTTTTATCTATGGAGATGGCTATAAAACAGGCTAATATTAATCCAACAGAAATTGATTATGTAAATATGCATGGCACTTCCACTCCTTTAGGAGATATCGGTGAAACCAAAGCGCTTAAAAAAGTATTTGGAGATCATGCATACAAGATGAATTTATCATCTACAAAAAGTATGACAGGACATTTACTAGGAGCTGCTGGTGCTGTGGAAGCAATTGCATCAATTCTTGCCGTAATAAATAACAGAATACCACCCACTATTAACTTTGAAAATCCGGATCCGGAATGCGATTTAAACTATACGTTTAATAGACCTCAGGATAGAACAGTTAATTATGCTCTAAGCAATGCATTTGGATTTGGTGGACATAATACTTCAGTTGTTATCAAAAAATTTGTTCAATGA
- a CDS encoding 4a-hydroxytetrahydrobiopterin dehydratase, translating to MKLNKLNQEQINSNLSKFSGWSFENNSIFKQFQFKDFIEALSFVNAVGLESEKMDHHPDILMFGWNKVKITISTHSAGGVTENDFELAQKIEERLK from the coding sequence ATGAAACTAAATAAACTAAATCAGGAACAAATCAATTCTAATTTATCAAAGTTTTCAGGATGGTCTTTTGAAAACAATTCAATATTCAAACAGTTCCAGTTTAAGGATTTTATTGAAGCATTATCTTTTGTAAATGCTGTTGGTCTGGAATCTGAAAAGATGGATCATCATCCTGATATTTTAATGTTTGGGTGGAATAAAGTTAAGATTACAATTTCAACACATAGTGCCGGCGGGGTTACAGAAAATGATTTTGAACTTGCACAAAAAATTGAGGAGAGATTAAAATGA
- the pyrE gene encoding orotate phosphoribosyltransferase, protein MNLNKENVLKIFKGTEALLEGHFLLTSGRHSNQYFQCAKVLQYPEYTSQICSLIANHFKDYEIDTVIAPAMGGIIVGYEVARQLNTRSIFTERENKVMTLRRGFSLAKGEKVIVCEDVVTTGGSVFEVIEIVKQFGAKVVGIGSIVDRSNGKVDFSHDFFAALSLEVVSYLPEECEICKEGKLELVKPGSRKTF, encoded by the coding sequence ATGAACTTGAATAAAGAAAATGTACTTAAAATATTTAAAGGTACCGAAGCGTTACTGGAAGGACATTTTCTGCTTACTTCCGGAAGGCACAGCAACCAGTATTTTCAGTGTGCAAAGGTTTTACAATATCCTGAATACACTTCGCAAATATGCTCTCTGATCGCTAATCATTTTAAGGATTATGAGATAGATACCGTTATTGCTCCTGCAATGGGGGGAATAATAGTTGGTTATGAAGTTGCAAGACAGCTAAATACCAGATCTATCTTTACTGAAAGAGAAAACAAAGTAATGACATTACGACGCGGCTTCTCACTTGCGAAAGGAGAAAAAGTTATTGTTTGTGAAGATGTTGTTACTACCGGCGGATCAGTGTTTGAAGTTATAGAAATTGTTAAACAATTTGGAGCAAAGGTGGTAGGAATTGGAAGCATAGTTGATAGAAGCAACGGCAAGGTAGATTTTAGTCATGATTTTTTTGCTGCATTAAGTTTGGAGGTGGTTTCATATCTGCCGGAAGAATGTGAAATATGCAAGGAAGGTAAACTTGAATTAGTTAAACCTGGCTCACGAAAAACTTTTTAA
- a CDS encoding M64 family metallopeptidase yields MKNFLVVVLLFTNIIFPQINFDQYFESKSLRLDYFHTGNSTEDNYSFDELIEEPFWAGSKINLIDKFDYGKYKFFVKDYQTGQIIYSRTYSTLFSEWQTTDEAKQTVRTFSETIVFPYPKKSVVVEFYSRDRKNLLNKKFEYIVDPNNYFIKTERVFSFNTFEVYNSANPDKAVDIVLIPEGYTSDEMVKFRKDCERFAGYLFNASPYKENKDKFNIRGIEAPSKQSGTDIPPENIWKNTIVNSQFYMFDLDRYLMTKDNKSLRDIASNVPYDQIFILVNSDIYGGGSIYNHYSVCISDNKFSEYIFTHEFGHGFAGLGDEYYTSDVAYNEFYPLDVEPLEPNLTTLVNFESKWKDMLNEDTPVPTPQIKEYQNEVGVYEGGGYAAEGIYRPMQDCSMKSISVNNFCPVCKRAIGWMINFYSN; encoded by the coding sequence ATGAAAAATTTTTTAGTTGTGGTTCTACTGTTTACAAACATTATATTTCCCCAAATTAACTTCGATCAATACTTTGAAAGTAAATCATTAAGACTTGATTATTTTCATACCGGCAATTCAACCGAAGATAATTATTCGTTTGATGAATTGATTGAAGAACCATTTTGGGCAGGTTCAAAAATTAATCTGATTGATAAGTTTGATTATGGAAAGTATAAATTTTTTGTTAAAGATTATCAAACCGGACAAATAATTTACTCGCGTACTTATTCAACTCTATTTAGTGAATGGCAGACTACTGATGAAGCCAAACAAACTGTAAGAACTTTTAGTGAGACTATAGTTTTTCCGTATCCTAAAAAATCTGTCGTGGTTGAATTTTATTCAAGAGACAGAAAAAATCTGCTTAATAAAAAATTTGAATATATAGTTGATCCAAATAATTATTTTATTAAAACTGAAAGAGTATTTAGCTTTAATACCTTTGAGGTTTACAATAGTGCTAATCCTGATAAAGCCGTTGATATAGTGTTAATTCCTGAAGGATATACTTCTGATGAGATGGTTAAATTCAGAAAAGATTGTGAAAGGTTTGCAGGGTATTTATTCAATGCCTCGCCTTATAAGGAAAATAAAGATAAATTTAATATCAGGGGAATCGAAGCACCATCAAAGCAATCAGGTACCGATATACCTCCGGAAAATATCTGGAAAAATACAATTGTAAACTCTCAGTTTTATATGTTCGATCTTGACCGTTATCTGATGACAAAAGATAATAAATCACTTAGAGACATTGCTTCAAATGTTCCGTATGATCAGATTTTTATTCTGGTTAATTCTGATATATATGGAGGCGGCTCAATATACAATCATTATTCAGTTTGTATAAGTGATAATAAATTTAGTGAGTATATCTTTACTCACGAATTTGGGCATGGATTTGCCGGTCTCGGGGATGAATATTATACATCAGATGTAGCATATAATGAATTTTATCCGCTTGATGTTGAACCACTTGAACCAAACTTAACAACGCTGGTTAACTTTGAGTCAAAATGGAAAGATATGCTGAATGAGGATACTCCAGTACCGACACCTCAAATTAAAGAATATCAAAACGAAGTCGGAGTATATGAGGGCGGGGGATATGCAGCAGAAGGAATTTATCGTCCAATGCAGGATTGTTCAATGAAATCAATTTCAGTAAATAATTTTTGTCCGGTGTGTAAAAGAGCAATCGGGTGGATGATAAACTTCTATAGTAATTAG
- a CDS encoding ATP-binding protein, with protein sequence MKNNKTVVGFIFNPNIPFLKERYNQIREETGKYLVTPLKVIALMVAISGIFAMIFEVRHYSEFTVQIYFVRLLATLVAFLILVFLNTERATKYTIPLVHILLLTIIGSTGVMILLIPKSLIVNSQIVGLMIFTSAMFLNWEIKNQILVAIYYNIVFAVAILFNDQKIYFLPNMFESLIFVLFLSLLSVVGSAINFRMRLEVAKNALKVEESEKKFRSIFDNSSDGIFQSTPEGEFITANTSLVKMFGYEKLDDLIVTRIPDYYKDQSDREKLLKIVKQYGYAENYVSRMIDKNKNELIVRMNVKAVRDNGSEKFYLEGTLRNVTEEINTLEKRRQAEIELKAEKEKSDALAKEAMKLSTAKSRFLANMSHEIRTPMNGIIGFLSLIENESYNNLDELKQFIHSAKISAESLLETINAVLDLSKIEAGKIELEKLNFNLRKIISQAVSIVTPKSKEKQLSILTDIPENVDLNFVGDPTRIRQIYLNLLSNAVKFTNAGEIKIKISVDDTDKNKVKISSTIFDSGIGIPADKIKELFKPFSQVTGLEGSSLGGTGLGLVICKEFTNLMEGDISVNSVEGKGSQFEFHIFVKKPGADTEHLNKLKSQIDEEYLDEIQFSDADIKKYSAKRKGFKILLAEDNLINQKVAIRTLISAGYDVDAVMNGEQAVRAFTQYDYNLILMDIQMPDVDGFEATKMIRAMKEPKCKVPIIAITAHALVGDRERCIESGMDEYVAKPMVARHIIKLIDHFLKIDYTDEPNTNKTINDGRIFDFERLKQISLNDAVFEKDLLTDYIADAEHKLTLIKECLLAMDVRKLVELSHTLKGSSYSVGAKYVGDEALGIELSARNNDLPNIEERLPRLLKSIEETKVVLKERLV encoded by the coding sequence ATGAAAAACAACAAAACAGTTGTTGGTTTCATCTTTAACCCTAATATACCATTCCTGAAAGAGAGGTATAATCAGATCAGGGAAGAAACTGGAAAATATTTAGTTACGCCGCTTAAAGTTATTGCTTTGATGGTAGCAATCTCCGGAATCTTTGCAATGATTTTTGAAGTAAGGCATTATTCTGAATTTACTGTTCAGATATACTTTGTAAGATTATTAGCCACATTAGTTGCGTTTTTAATACTGGTATTTCTTAACACAGAAAGAGCAACAAAATATACTATCCCATTAGTTCATATCTTGCTGTTAACCATAATCGGCTCTACTGGGGTAATGATACTACTGATACCTAAATCTCTGATAGTAAACTCGCAAATAGTTGGTCTGATGATTTTTACTTCAGCAATGTTTCTGAATTGGGAAATAAAAAACCAGATACTTGTTGCGATTTATTACAATATTGTCTTTGCAGTAGCAATTCTTTTTAACGATCAGAAGATTTATTTTCTTCCAAATATGTTCGAATCTCTGATTTTTGTCCTGTTCCTTAGTCTCCTTTCTGTAGTTGGCAGTGCAATAAATTTCAGAATGCGTTTGGAAGTTGCAAAGAATGCATTAAAGGTGGAAGAATCAGAAAAGAAATTCAGGTCTATATTTGATAATTCTTCAGATGGCATTTTCCAATCAACTCCTGAGGGTGAATTTATCACAGCAAATACATCGCTGGTTAAAATGTTCGGCTATGAGAAATTAGACGACTTAATTGTTACTCGTATTCCTGATTACTATAAAGATCAATCTGACAGGGAAAAATTATTAAAGATAGTTAAACAGTACGGCTATGCAGAAAATTATGTTTCGCGGATGATAGATAAAAATAAAAATGAGCTGATCGTTAGGATGAATGTAAAAGCGGTAAGGGATAACGGCTCAGAAAAATTTTATCTTGAAGGAACTTTGCGAAATGTAACAGAAGAGATTAATACATTGGAAAAAAGGCGTCAGGCGGAGATTGAACTTAAAGCAGAGAAAGAAAAATCTGATGCTCTTGCCAAAGAAGCTATGAAATTAAGTACAGCAAAAAGCCGTTTCCTTGCTAATATGAGCCACGAAATCCGAACACCAATGAACGGTATAATAGGATTTTTATCTTTGATTGAAAATGAATCTTATAATAATCTGGATGAGTTAAAACAGTTTATTCATAGTGCCAAAATATCTGCCGAGTCGTTGCTGGAGACAATTAATGCAGTGCTTGATCTTTCTAAAATTGAAGCAGGCAAAATAGAACTTGAGAAATTGAATTTTAATTTAAGGAAAATAATCAGTCAGGCAGTTTCTATTGTTACTCCAAAATCTAAAGAAAAACAGTTATCAATACTTACTGATATTCCGGAGAATGTTGATCTTAATTTTGTTGGCGACCCAACAAGAATTCGACAGATATACCTGAATCTTCTCAGTAATGCAGTTAAGTTTACCAATGCTGGAGAAATCAAAATAAAAATTAGTGTTGATGATACAGATAAAAATAAAGTTAAGATAAGTTCAACAATTTTCGATTCGGGAATTGGGATTCCTGCTGATAAAATCAAAGAATTATTTAAGCCTTTTTCTCAGGTAACAGGACTTGAAGGAAGCAGCCTTGGCGGAACAGGACTTGGACTTGTTATCTGTAAAGAATTCACAAATCTTATGGAAGGTGATATTTCAGTTAATAGTGTTGAGGGAAAAGGAAGCCAGTTTGAGTTCCATATTTTTGTTAAAAAACCCGGTGCAGATACTGAACATTTAAATAAGTTAAAATCTCAAATAGATGAAGAGTATCTTGATGAAATTCAATTTTCTGATGCTGATATAAAAAAATACAGTGCTAAAAGAAAAGGATTCAAAATCCTGCTTGCAGAAGACAACCTTATTAACCAAAAAGTTGCGATAAGAACATTAATCTCTGCCGGTTACGATGTTGATGCTGTTATGAATGGCGAGCAGGCGGTAAGAGCATTTACCCAATATGATTATAATCTTATCTTAATGGATATTCAAATGCCGGATGTTGATGGTTTTGAAGCAACAAAAATGATCCGTGCTATGAAGGAGCCCAAATGCAAAGTGCCGATAATTGCAATTACTGCACACGCATTGGTTGGTGACCGCGAAAGGTGTATTGAATCAGGTATGGATGAGTATGTAGCTAAACCTATGGTTGCAAGACACATAATAAAACTCATTGATCATTTTTTAAAGATTGATTACACAGATGAACCTAATACTAATAAAACAATTAACGATGGTAGAATTTTTGATTTTGAAAGATTAAAACAAATAAGTCTTAATGATGCAGTATTTGAAAAAGATTTGCTGACCGATTATATAGCAGATGCAGAACATAAACTTACTTTGATTAAAGAGTGTCTTCTGGCGATGGATGTTAGAAAACTTGTAGAGTTATCGCATACTCTTAAAGGTTCAAGTTACTCTGTTGGTGCAAAATATGTGGGCGATGAAGCTTTGGGCATTGAACTTTCTGCTAGGAATAACGATCTGCCGAATATTGAAGAAAGATTACCTAGATTATTAAAATCAATTGAAGAAACAAAAGTTGTACTAAAAGAACGGCTGGTATAG
- a CDS encoding phosphatase PAP2 family protein gives MDFLYSIDLAVFYLINHTLSAGFLDKFFSIITNVNNWYITYVILLGISFIKGGTKGKLAVIGVILLVVVTDQFGYRILKDIIARPRPFSVLTDVILPIGSTGTYSFPSNHALNNFAAAVFFYRLYPNLKWVLFITAFLVSVSRVYLGLHYPSDILGGALIGVLFGYIFAEIILRLDKLIEQNDLKKSESQNSERFK, from the coding sequence ATGGATTTTTTATATTCGATTGATCTGGCTGTATTTTATTTAATAAATCATACTTTATCAGCCGGATTTCTGGATAAATTCTTTTCTATAATAACCAATGTAAACAATTGGTATATCACTTATGTAATTTTGTTAGGCATCAGTTTTATTAAAGGCGGAACTAAAGGAAAGCTGGCTGTAATTGGTGTAATTCTGCTTGTTGTTGTAACCGATCAGTTTGGTTACAGAATTCTTAAAGATATAATTGCCAGACCAAGACCATTTTCGGTCTTAACTGATGTAATTTTACCAATTGGCTCAACCGGCACATACTCTTTCCCTTCAAATCACGCATTAAATAATTTTGCAGCAGCAGTTTTCTTCTACCGTTTATATCCCAATCTTAAATGGGTATTATTTATAACTGCTTTTCTTGTATCTGTTTCAAGAGTGTACCTGGGATTACATTATCCTTCAGATATTTTAGGCGGAGCTTTAATCGGAGTATTGTTTGGTTATATTTTTGCTGAAATTATTTTGAGACTTGATAAACTAATTGAACAAAATGATTTAAAGAAATCTGAATCTCAGAATTCTGAAAGGTTCAAATAA
- a CDS encoding GNAT family N-acetyltransferase, whose translation MINNINIRFAEKSDTPIIYSLIKKLAEYEKLSDIVITTEEKLKQSIFDNEKFVEVLIAEFDGKAVGYALFFKNYSTFLGKAGIYLEDLFVLPNYRGKGIGKSLLKKIISIAKERDYGRVEWSVLDWNVSAIDFYKKIGAKPLEEWIAFRLTSDKF comes from the coding sequence ATGATTAACAATATTAATATCCGTTTTGCTGAAAAATCAGATACACCGATAATCTACTCGCTTATTAAGAAATTAGCTGAGTATGAAAAATTATCAGATATAGTTATTACTACTGAAGAAAAATTAAAGCAATCTATCTTTGATAATGAAAAATTTGTTGAAGTTCTAATTGCCGAGTTTGATGGTAAAGCAGTTGGTTATGCGCTGTTCTTCAAAAATTATTCAACCTTCCTGGGCAAAGCAGGAATTTATCTTGAAGATCTTTTTGTATTACCAAATTACCGGGGGAAAGGAATCGGAAAATCTTTATTAAAAAAAATTATATCTATTGCAAAAGAGAGAGATTATGGCAGAGTTGAGTGGTCTGTATTGGATTGGAATGTATCAGCAATTGATTTTTACAAAAAAATTGGAGCAAAACCATTGGAAGAATGGATAGCTTTTAGATTAACTTCAGATAAGTTTTGA
- the rocD gene encoding ornithine--oxo-acid transaminase, whose product MNSQYYIDLEHKYGAHNYHPLEVVIAKGKGVWVWDVEDKKYLDFLSAYSAVNQGHCNPKIVNAMVEQAQTLTLTSRAFYNNALGEFEKYITGLFGYDKVLAMNTGVEGVETAIKLARRWAYDVKGIKKYEAKIIVANENFHGRTLMAVSASTDPDSYDGYGPFVPGFVKIPYNNIQALEKALEEPNVAAFLVEPIQGEAGVFVPDDGYLKKAYELCKAKNVLLICDEVQTGLARTGKMLASDYDQVKPDILILGKALSGGTMPVSAALANDEIMLTIKPGQHGSTFGGNPLACKVAIASLEVLIEEKLADNAFKLGNYFRAEVQKMVDEFENLTLVRGKGLLNAIVIKPSSKGKTAWDVCVSLKENGMLAKPTHGDIIRFAPPLVITKDEIDFALDIIRKVMKDFK is encoded by the coding sequence ATGAACTCACAATATTATATAGACTTAGAGCACAAGTACGGCGCTCATAATTATCACCCGCTTGAAGTTGTAATTGCAAAAGGTAAAGGAGTTTGGGTTTGGGATGTTGAAGACAAAAAATATCTCGATTTCCTTTCCGCATATTCAGCTGTTAATCAAGGACATTGTAATCCGAAAATAGTCAATGCAATGGTTGAACAAGCACAAACTTTAACTTTGACTTCGCGTGCATTTTATAATAATGCTCTTGGTGAATTTGAAAAATACATAACCGGATTATTCGGTTATGATAAAGTACTGGCAATGAACACAGGTGTTGAAGGTGTAGAAACTGCTATAAAACTTGCCCGAAGATGGGCTTATGATGTTAAAGGAATTAAAAAGTATGAAGCTAAAATTATTGTTGCCAACGAAAACTTTCATGGAAGAACATTGATGGCTGTTTCGGCTTCAACAGATCCAGATTCATATGATGGATATGGACCATTTGTTCCCGGATTTGTAAAGATACCTTATAATAACATTCAGGCATTGGAAAAAGCTTTGGAGGAACCGAATGTTGCAGCATTTTTGGTTGAACCAATTCAGGGTGAAGCAGGTGTTTTTGTACCTGATGACGGTTACTTAAAGAAAGCTTATGAACTTTGCAAAGCAAAAAATGTTCTTCTTATTTGTGATGAAGTACAAACAGGTTTGGCAAGAACAGGTAAAATGCTTGCATCTGATTACGACCAGGTGAAGCCAGATATTTTAATACTCGGTAAAGCATTATCCGGCGGTACTATGCCTGTATCAGCAGCTTTAGCAAATGATGAAATTATGCTTACAATAAAACCCGGTCAGCACGGATCAACTTTTGGCGGAAATCCTCTTGCATGTAAAGTTGCAATCGCATCTTTAGAAGTACTGATTGAAGAAAAACTGGCTGATAATGCTTTCAAACTTGGTAATTACTTTAGAGCCGAAGTTCAGAAGATGGTTGATGAATTCGAGAATCTCACTCTTGTTAGAGGTAAAGGATTATTAAATGCAATCGTTATCAAACCTTCATCAAAAGGTAAGACAGCTTGGGATGTGTGCGTTTCATTGAAAGAAAATGGAATGCTTGCAAAACCTACACACGGGGATATAATCCGTTTTGCACCACCTTTAGTTATAACTAAGGATGAAATTGATTTTGCTCTTGATATAATCAGAAAAGTTATGAAAGATTTCAAATAG